The following coding sequences are from one uncultured Bacteroides sp. window:
- a CDS encoding transketolase, with the protein MNDNKLMTLAANNIRILAASMVEKANSGHPGGAMGGADFVNVLFSEFLVYDPKNPKWEGRDRFFLDPGHMSPMLYSTLALTGKYKMEELAQFRQWGSPTPGHPEVDIMRGVENTSGPLGQGHTYAVGAAIAAKFLKARFGEVMNQTIYAYISDGGIQEEISQGSGRIAGHLGLDNLIMFYDSNDIQLSSTTKEVTSENVAQKYEAWKWKVITINGNDPDAIRKAIIEAQAVKMQPTLIIGKTTMGKGAVKADGSSYEDNCATHGAPLGGEAYKNTVKHLGGNPEEPFKIFPEVASLYAKRAEELSTIVEKKYAAKAEWAKANPELAAKMELFFKGEAPKVNWDGIVQKAGSATRAASATVLATLATEVENMVVTSADLSNSDKTDGFLKKTHAFKKDDFSGSFLQAGVSELTMACISIGMSLHGGVIPACATFFVFSDYMKPAIRMAALMEQPVKFIWTHDAFRVGEDGPTHEPVEQEAQIRLMEKLKNHKGHNSMLVLRPADAEETTQAWKLAIENTATPSALIFSRQNIANLPAGNDYTQAAKGAYIVAGSDNNPDVTLVASGSEVSTLVAGAELLRKDGIKLRIVSAPSEGLFRSQNKEYQESVIPTDAKVFGLTAGLPVNLQGLVGAKGKVFGLESFGFSAPYTVLDEKLGFTAENVYNQVKAML; encoded by the coding sequence ATGAATGATAATAAACTCATGACACTTGCAGCTAACAATATCCGTATTTTGGCTGCTTCAATGGTTGAAAAAGCAAATTCAGGGCACCCAGGAGGTGCTATGGGAGGTGCTGATTTTGTCAATGTACTTTTCTCTGAATTTTTAGTATATGATCCAAAAAATCCGAAATGGGAAGGTCGTGACCGTTTCTTCCTCGATCCGGGACACATGTCTCCAATGCTATATTCAACATTAGCATTAACCGGAAAATATAAGATGGAAGAGTTAGCTCAATTCCGTCAATGGGGAAGTCCTACTCCAGGGCATCCTGAAGTAGATATTATGCGTGGAGTGGAAAACACTTCCGGTCCTTTGGGACAAGGACACACCTATGCAGTAGGTGCTGCTATCGCTGCAAAGTTTCTTAAAGCACGTTTTGGAGAAGTCATGAATCAAACCATCTACGCATATATATCAGATGGAGGTATTCAAGAAGAAATTTCTCAAGGATCAGGTCGTATAGCTGGTCACTTAGGATTGGATAATCTAATAATGTTTTACGATTCAAACGACATTCAGCTCTCTAGCACAACAAAAGAGGTAACAAGTGAAAATGTTGCACAAAAATATGAAGCTTGGAAATGGAAAGTTATAACTATCAACGGTAATGATCCCGATGCAATTCGTAAAGCAATAATAGAAGCTCAAGCAGTAAAAATGCAACCGACTCTTATTATTGGCAAAACCACAATGGGAAAAGGAGCAGTCAAAGCTGATGGTTCTAGTTATGAAGACAACTGCGCAACTCATGGAGCACCTCTAGGAGGAGAAGCATATAAGAACACAGTCAAACATTTGGGCGGTAATCCTGAAGAGCCTTTCAAAATATTTCCTGAAGTTGCCAGCTTATATGCTAAACGTGCCGAAGAGTTAAGCACAATTGTTGAAAAAAAATATGCCGCTAAAGCAGAATGGGCAAAAGCGAACCCTGAATTAGCTGCTAAAATGGAATTATTCTTTAAGGGCGAAGCACCTAAAGTTAATTGGGATGGAATTGTTCAAAAAGCTGGTTCTGCTACTCGTGCTGCTTCTGCTACGGTATTAGCTACATTAGCTACTGAAGTAGAAAATATGGTAGTTACTTCAGCTGATCTTTCTAATTCAGATAAAACCGATGGATTCTTAAAAAAGACTCATGCATTCAAGAAAGATGACTTTAGTGGTTCTTTCCTGCAAGCAGGTGTTTCTGAGTTAACAATGGCTTGTATTTCTATCGGTATGTCTCTCCACGGAGGTGTGATACCTGCATGTGCTACTTTCTTTGTATTCTCAGACTACATGAAACCTGCAATTCGTATGGCAGCTCTAATGGAACAACCAGTAAAATTCATATGGACTCACGATGCTTTCCGAGTAGGTGAAGATGGACCTACTCATGAGCCTGTAGAGCAGGAAGCTCAAATTCGTTTGATGGAAAAATTAAAAAATCACAAAGGTCATAATTCAATGCTTGTACTTCGCCCTGCTGATGCAGAAGAAACAACTCAAGCTTGGAAACTTGCCATTGAAAATACTGCAACTCCATCAGCTTTAATATTCTCACGTCAAAACATAGCAAACCTACCTGCAGGGAATGATTATACTCAAGCAGCTAAAGGTGCATACATTGTAGCAGGATCAGACAATAATCCAGATGTAACTCTAGTAGCTTCTGGCTCTGAAGTCTCTACACTTGTAGCAGGTGCTGAACTACTTCGTAAAGATGGGATAAAATTACGCATTGTATCTGCCCCTTCCGAAGGATTATTCCGCAGTCAAAATAAAGAATACCAGGAATCAGTAATTCCTACAGATGCTAAAGTATTTGGCTTAACAGCAGGTCTACCAGTAAATTTACAAGGACTGGTTGGAGCAAAGGGCAAAGTATTCGGTTTAGAATCATTTGGCTTTTCAGCTCCATATACAGTGCTTGATGAGAAGCTAGGTTTTACTGCAGAAAACGTATATAACCAAGTAAAAGCAATGTTGTAA
- the rpiB gene encoding ribose 5-phosphate isomerase B, with the protein MKTIGICSDHAGFDLKQYVKSWLEKKGWVYKDFGTYTADSCDYADFAHPLASAIEADECYLGIAICGSGNGINMTLNKHQGIRAALCWTPEIAELARKHNNANILVMPGRFINFKEADEIMTKFFNTDFEGGRHQRRIEKIPV; encoded by the coding sequence ATGAAAACAATAGGAATTTGTTCCGATCATGCAGGTTTTGATTTAAAACAGTATGTAAAAAGCTGGCTAGAAAAAAAAGGCTGGGTATATAAAGACTTCGGAACCTATACAGCAGATAGTTGTGACTATGCTGATTTTGCACACCCTCTAGCATCAGCTATTGAAGCAGATGAATGCTATCTGGGTATTGCTATTTGCGGCAGTGGAAATGGCATTAATATGACATTAAACAAGCATCAAGGCATTCGCGCCGCTCTATGTTGGACGCCAGAGATAGCAGAACTTGCCCGTAAACATAACAATGCTAACATTTTAGTTATGCCAGGTCGTTTTATTAACTTCAAAGAGGCTGATGAGATTATGACTAAATTCTTTAATACAGATTTTGAAGGAGGGCGTCATCAAAGACGAATTGAAAAAATTCCAGTTTGA
- a CDS encoding 4Fe-4S binding protein, translated as MAKIRGAIVVNTERCKGCNLCVVACPVKVISLAKEVNSKGYNYALEYLENTCIGCSACATVCPDGCITVYKVKCD; from the coding sequence ATGGCAAAAATAAGAGGAGCAATAGTTGTCAACACAGAGCGCTGTAAAGGGTGCAATTTGTGTGTGGTAGCATGCCCTGTCAAAGTTATATCTCTGGCAAAAGAAGTAAATTCTAAAGGGTATAATTACGCCCTAGAGTATTTAGAAAATACCTGTATAGGATGTAGTGCGTGCGCTACAGTGTGTCCCGACGGATGTATTACTGTTTATAAAGTTAAATGCGATTAA
- a CDS encoding 2-oxoacid:acceptor oxidoreductase family protein: MKEEIIISGFGGQGVLSMGKILAYSGLMENKEVTWMPAYGPEQRGGTANVTVIISDEKISSPILSKYDTAIILNQPSLEKFESKVKPGGVLIYDGYGIIHPPTRKDIKIYRIDAMDAANEMNNAKAFNMIVLGGLLKLRPMVTTENVLKGLKKTLPERHHHLIPMNETAILKGMDLIHEQ; the protein is encoded by the coding sequence ATGAAAGAAGAAATTATTATATCAGGCTTCGGTGGACAAGGAGTCTTATCAATGGGAAAGATTTTGGCTTATTCCGGACTGATGGAGAACAAAGAAGTAACTTGGATGCCTGCCTACGGACCTGAGCAAAGAGGGGGTACTGCCAACGTCACAGTAATTATCAGCGATGAAAAAATATCATCACCGATATTAAGTAAATATGATACTGCCATTATTCTAAATCAACCATCTCTAGAGAAATTTGAGAGTAAAGTTAAACCAGGTGGAGTACTAATTTATGATGGTTATGGAATTATTCATCCACCTACGCGTAAAGACATCAAAATTTATCGCATAGATGCAATGGATGCTGCTAATGAAATGAACAATGCCAAAGCATTCAATATGATTGTACTTGGAGGATTATTAAAATTACGTCCTATGGTCACGACAGAAAATGTATTGAAAGGACTTAAAAAAACTCTTCCTGAGCGTCATCATCATTTAATACCAATGAATGAAACTGCCATATTAAAAGGAATGGATCTTATTCACGAACAATAA
- a CDS encoding thiamine pyrophosphate-dependent enzyme, with protein sequence MAREDIIKPENLVYQKPVLMNEANMHYCPGCSHGVVHKLIAEVIEEMGMAEKAVGISPVGCAVFIYNYLDIDWQEAAHGRAPALATAIKRLWPDRLVFTYQGDGDLACIGTAETIHALNRGDNITIIFINNGIYGMTGGQMAPTTLLGMKTATCPEGRDVNLHGYPIKMTEVAAQLEGTAYVTRQAVHTVSAIRKAKKAIRKAFENSMSGKGSNLVEIVSTCNAGWKMTPADANTWMEKNMFPFYPLGDIKDKE encoded by the coding sequence ATAGCAAGAGAAGATATAATTAAACCCGAGAATTTGGTTTACCAAAAACCGGTTCTAATGAACGAAGCCAATATGCACTACTGCCCAGGGTGTAGCCACGGTGTAGTTCACAAACTTATCGCTGAGGTGATAGAGGAAATGGGAATGGCAGAAAAAGCCGTAGGTATCTCACCAGTAGGTTGTGCTGTATTCATTTATAACTACTTGGATATAGATTGGCAAGAAGCTGCTCACGGACGTGCACCAGCCCTCGCAACTGCGATCAAACGTTTATGGCCTGACAGACTTGTGTTTACATATCAGGGAGATGGAGATTTAGCTTGTATTGGTACAGCAGAAACAATACATGCACTTAATCGTGGAGACAATATCACCATTATTTTCATAAATAACGGCATCTATGGTATGACAGGGGGACAAATGGCACCAACCACTCTATTGGGGATGAAAACGGCGACCTGTCCTGAAGGACGCGATGTGAATCTACATGGTTACCCTATCAAAATGACAGAAGTAGCTGCTCAGCTAGAAGGAACAGCCTATGTTACGCGCCAAGCTGTACATACAGTAAGTGCCATCAGAAAAGCTAAAAAAGCAATTCGGAAAGCTTTCGAAAATTCAATGTCAGGGAAAGGCTCTAATCTTGTAGAAATTGTATCTACTTGTAACGCAGGTTGGAAAATGACCCCTGCGGATGCTAATACATGGATGGAAAAAAATATGTTCCCATTCTACCCCTTAGGTGATATTAAAGACAAAGAATAA
- a CDS encoding 3-methyl-2-oxobutanoate dehydrogenase subunit VorB, with amino-acid sequence MEEEVVLMKGNEAISHAAVRCGVDGYFGYPITPQSEILETLAELKPWETTGMVVLQAESEVAAINMVYGGAGSGKKVMTSSSSPGISLKQEGISYIAGAELPCLIVNVMRGGPGLGTIQPSQADYFQTVKGGGHGDYRLIALAPASVQEMADFVDLSFELAFKYRNPVMILADGVVGQMMEKVTLPAQKKRLTDEEVIARCPWATTGKSKGRKPNIITSLELKPDAMEQNNLHLQAKYKVIEENEVRYEEIGCEDIDYLIVAFGSMARIGQKAMEIAHQEGIKVGILRPITLWPFPTKAIEKYTDKVKGILSLELNAGQMIEDIRLAVNGKVKVEHFGRLGGIVPDPDEIVEALKEKLVK; translated from the coding sequence ATGGAAGAAGAAGTTGTATTAATGAAGGGAAACGAAGCTATTTCTCATGCTGCGGTGCGCTGCGGTGTAGATGGATACTTTGGATACCCCATCACTCCACAATCGGAAATTCTGGAAACTTTGGCTGAATTGAAGCCATGGGAAACCACAGGTATGGTGGTCCTTCAAGCCGAGAGTGAAGTAGCAGCTATAAATATGGTATATGGTGGAGCCGGAAGTGGTAAAAAAGTTATGACTTCCTCATCAAGCCCTGGTATTAGCTTAAAACAAGAAGGAATCTCTTATATTGCAGGAGCCGAATTACCTTGTCTTATTGTGAACGTAATGCGTGGGGGGCCTGGACTGGGAACGATCCAACCTAGTCAAGCTGATTATTTCCAAACTGTAAAAGGTGGCGGACACGGAGATTATAGATTGATCGCATTAGCTCCTGCTTCCGTACAAGAAATGGCTGATTTTGTAGACCTTTCTTTCGAACTAGCATTCAAATACCGCAACCCTGTAATGATATTAGCAGACGGAGTAGTCGGACAAATGATGGAGAAAGTAACTCTCCCTGCACAGAAAAAGAGGTTAACAGATGAAGAAGTCATTGCTCGTTGTCCATGGGCTACTACCGGCAAATCTAAAGGGCGCAAGCCTAATATTATTACTTCATTAGAGCTAAAACCTGATGCCATGGAGCAAAACAACCTCCATCTACAGGCTAAATATAAAGTTATCGAAGAGAATGAAGTACGATATGAAGAAATAGGATGTGAAGACATTGACTATCTTATTGTCGCTTTTGGTTCTATGGCACGCATTGGGCAAAAAGCAATGGAAATAGCCCATCAAGAAGGAATAAAGGTCGGAATTCTCCGTCCCATTACCTTATGGCCGTTTCCTACAAAAGCAATAGAAAAATATACTGATAAAGTTAAAGGTATACTTTCTCTTGAACTAAATGCCGGACAGATGATAGAAGACATTCGCCTCGCGGTAAATGGCAAGGTAAAAGTTGAACACTTTGGACGCTTAGGAGGTATTGTACCTGATCCAGACGAAATTGTCGAAGCACTAAAAGAGAAACTCGTTAAATAA
- a CDS encoding tetratricopeptide repeat protein, with amino-acid sequence MEQLNTIKELINKGNIDTAIQELNRFLQTNATEKDHAYYLLGNAYRKLGNWQQALNNYQNAIELNPQSPAVQAYKMAMDIMNFYNQDYV; translated from the coding sequence ATGGAGCAACTGAATACTATAAAAGAACTTATCAATAAAGGGAATATAGATACTGCGATCCAAGAACTCAATCGTTTTCTACAGACGAATGCCACCGAAAAAGACCATGCCTACTATCTTCTGGGAAATGCTTATCGGAAATTAGGTAATTGGCAACAAGCTTTAAATAATTATCAGAATGCTATTGAGCTCAATCCTCAGAGTCCAGCTGTACAGGCTTACAAAATGGCTATGGATATCATGAATTTCTACAACCAAGACTATGTATAA
- a CDS encoding glycoside hydrolase family 28 protein, with the protein MKKVFGIICLLISALFANAHPVDFEKAFKESAKIEKQIKKTTFPKRTFKITDFGAKVNDKNELCHEAINQAILTCSLSGGGTVIVPKGTFYTGPITLKSNVNLHIEKGAILKFSTDQSLYFPAVITRWEGIDCYNAHPLIYAYGERNIAITGKGTIDGQASNDNWWAMCGAPKYGWKEGMIAQRNGGRERLLMYGETGTPIYKRIMKPEDGMRPQLINFYSCNTVLIEDVTLLNSPFWVIHPLFCESLIVRGVNIFNRGPNGDGCDPESCKNVLIENCIFDTGDDCIAIKSGRNEDGRKWNIPSENIIVRGCQMKNGHGGVVVGSEISGGYRNLYVENCNMDSPELDRVIRIKTSTCRGGIIENVFVRNITVGQCKEAVLRINLQYENREKCNRGFLPIVRNIHLKNITCNKSQLGVLIIGLDKPDYVYNISVEDSHFNNVAKGSNDIKNAKDVSFKNLYINNKLVEQ; encoded by the coding sequence ATGAAAAAAGTATTCGGAATAATTTGCCTACTCATAAGCGCACTTTTTGCCAATGCTCATCCTGTCGATTTTGAAAAAGCATTCAAAGAAAGTGCAAAAATTGAAAAGCAAATCAAAAAGACAACTTTCCCTAAACGAACATTTAAGATTACTGATTTTGGTGCTAAAGTTAATGATAAAAATGAACTATGTCATGAAGCTATAAACCAAGCAATTCTCACATGTAGCCTTTCAGGTGGAGGTACAGTTATAGTACCAAAAGGAACTTTTTACACTGGACCAATTACATTGAAAAGCAATGTAAATTTACATATAGAAAAAGGAGCTATATTAAAATTTTCTACTGACCAAAGTCTCTATTTTCCAGCAGTCATTACCCGCTGGGAAGGCATTGACTGTTATAATGCCCACCCATTAATCTATGCATACGGGGAAAGAAACATTGCTATTACCGGAAAAGGTACTATTGATGGACAAGCTTCCAACGATAATTGGTGGGCCATGTGTGGAGCACCTAAATATGGTTGGAAAGAAGGAATGATTGCTCAACGAAATGGTGGTCGAGAGCGCTTACTAATGTACGGCGAAACAGGCACTCCTATTTACAAACGCATCATGAAACCAGAAGATGGAATGCGCCCGCAACTCATTAATTTTTATTCATGCAATACAGTGTTAATAGAAGACGTAACATTACTTAATTCACCATTTTGGGTTATTCATCCTTTATTTTGCGAAAGTCTTATTGTTCGTGGTGTAAACATCTTCAATCGTGGACCAAATGGTGACGGATGTGATCCTGAATCATGTAAAAACGTGTTAATTGAAAACTGCATATTTGATACAGGAGACGACTGTATCGCTATAAAATCTGGAAGAAACGAAGATGGACGTAAATGGAATATTCCTAGTGAGAACATTATCGTTAGAGGATGCCAAATGAAAAATGGACATGGAGGCGTAGTTGTGGGAAGCGAAATTTCTGGAGGATATCGTAACCTATATGTAGAAAACTGTAATATGGATAGCCCGGAACTTGATAGGGTGATCAGAATAAAAACCAGCACCTGCCGGGGTGGAATAATAGAAAATGTATTTGTGCGTAACATCACCGTAGGACAGTGTAAAGAAGCAGTCCTACGCATCAACCTTCAATATGAAAATCGCGAAAAATGTAATCGAGGTTTTCTTCCGATCGTGCGCAATATACATTTGAAAAATATTACTTGTAATAAAAGTCAACTAGGAGTATTAATTATCGGACTTGACAAACCTGATTATGTATATAACATCAGTGTTGAAGATTCTCATTTTAATAATGTTGCCAAAGGCAGTAATGATATAAAGAACGCCAAGGATGTTAGCTTTAAGAATTTATATATAAATAATAAACTAGTGGAGCAATAA